A genome region from Neisseria meningitidis includes the following:
- a CDS encoding YbhB/YbcL family Raf kinase inhibitor-like protein encodes MQTRILSAVLLAFSTAAFAGGAFTLQFDNPSEDGGFTQNQILSAPYGFGCSGGNASPALSWKNPPAGTKSFVLTVYDKDAPTGLGWMHWVVADIPADVRRRNATSLQLSRCASIADDQSAAISAVISLQICRIRLTPSYTAKPMPSCCNHANTPQSAASAALCGTSSSVSTAAA; translated from the coding sequence ATGCAAACCCGCATCCTCTCCGCCGTACTGCTGGCTTTTTCAACCGCTGCCTTTGCCGGGGGCGCATTCACGCTGCAATTCGACAACCCGTCCGAAGACGGCGGCTTCACGCAAAACCAGATTTTGAGCGCGCCTTACGGCTTTGGCTGTTCGGGCGGCAATGCTTCGCCCGCGCTGTCGTGGAAAAATCCGCCCGCCGGGACAAAAAGTTTCGTCCTGACCGTTTACGATAAAGACGCGCCGACCGGACTGGGCTGGATGCACTGGGTGGTCGCCGACATTCCCGCCGATGTCCGCCGCCGCAATGCGACCTCGCTGCAATTAAGCCGCTGCGCCAGCATCGCCGACGACCAGTCCGCAGCCATATCGGCAGTAATCAGTTTGCAGATTTGCCGCATCAGGTTGACGCCTTCGTACACGGCAAAACCGATGCCGTCATGCTGCAACCACGCCAACACGCCGCAAAGCGCGGCCTCCGCCGCATTGTGCGGCACTTCTTCATCCGTCAGCACCGCCGCCGCATAA
- a CDS encoding FAD-binding oxidoreductase: MPDLHTEFSRLLPADEIAELSPTLLKDQRNRFTSAPDIILQPRSVESVQTIMRFCYEHRIPVTPQGGNTGLCGAAVSENGVLLNLSKLNRIRSINLSDNCITVEAGSVLQTVQQAAEASNRLFPLSLASEGSCQIGGNIACNAGGLNVLRYGTMRDLVIGLEVVLPNGELVSHLHPLHKNTTGYDLRHLFIGSEGTLGIITAATLKLFARPSDKATAWVGIPDIESAVRLLTETQAHFAERLCSFELIGRFAAELSSEFSKFPLPTHSEWHILLELTDSLPDSNLDDRLVEFLYKKGFTDSVLAQSEQERIHMWALRENISASQRKLGTSIKHDIAIPIGRVADFVRRCAKDLEQNFKGIQIVCFGHLGDGSLHYNTFLPEILSNEVYRYENDINDAVYRNVLACNGTIAAEHGIGIIKKQWLDKVRTPAEIALMKSIKQHLDPYNIMNPGKLLP, from the coding sequence ATGCCTGACCTTCATACCGAATTTTCCCGACTCCTGCCGGCAGATGAAATTGCCGAACTTTCTCCGACACTTTTAAAAGACCAGCGCAACCGCTTTACGTCTGCACCAGACATCATTTTGCAGCCGCGCAGCGTTGAAAGCGTGCAAACCATTATGCGTTTTTGTTACGAACACCGCATTCCGGTTACGCCGCAAGGCGGCAATACCGGTTTGTGCGGCGCGGCAGTATCGGAAAACGGCGTATTGCTGAACCTTTCCAAACTCAACCGCATCCGCAGCATCAATTTGTCAGACAACTGCATAACCGTCGAAGCAGGTTCCGTACTCCAAACCGTCCAACAGGCAGCCGAAGCCTCAAACAGGCTGTTTCCACTCAGTCTCGCCAGCGAAGGCTCGTGCCAAATCGGCGGCAACATCGCCTGCAATGCCGGAGGTTTGAACGTATTGCGTTACGGCACGATGCGCGACCTGGTTATCGGTTTGGAAGTCGTCCTCCCCAACGGCGAGCTGGTTTCCCATCTCCATCCCCTGCATAAAAACACCACCGGCTACGACCTGCGCCATCTGTTTATCGGCAGCGAAGGCACACTGGGCATCATCACTGCCGCCACGCTCAAGCTTTTTGCCCGTCCCTCGGACAAGGCAACGGCATGGGTCGGCATACCCGACATCGAATCCGCCGTCCGCCTGCTGACCGAAACCCAAGCTCACTTTGCCGAACGCCTATGCAGTTTTGAGCTGATCGGCCGTTTTGCCGCCGAGTTGTCTTCCGAATTCAGCAAATTCCCCCTGCCGACACATTCAGAATGGCATATTTTACTTGAGTTGACCGACTCATTACCCGACAGCAATCTTGATGATCGGCTTGTCGAATTTCTTTATAAAAAAGGATTTACCGACAGCGTATTGGCACAAAGCGAACAAGAACGTATCCATATGTGGGCATTGCGCGAAAACATCTCCGCATCGCAACGCAAACTGGGCACCAGCATCAAACACGATATTGCCATTCCTATCGGACGCGTTGCCGACTTTGTCCGCCGGTGCGCCAAAGATTTGGAACAGAATTTTAAAGGCATACAAATCGTCTGCTTCGGACATCTTGGCGACGGCAGCCTGCACTACAATACTTTCCTGCCCGAAATCCTCAGCAATGAAGTCTATCGTTACGAAAACGACATCAACGACGCAGTTTATCGCAACGTTCTTGCCTGCAACGGCACGATTGCCGCCGAACACGGCATAGGTATCATCAAAAAACAGTGGCTGGACAAAGTACGCACGCCTGCCGAAATCGCCCTGATGAAAAGCATCAAACAACACCTTGATCCATATAACATTATGAATCCGGGCAAACTGCTTCCGTAA
- a CDS encoding protein-disulfide reductase DsbD: MQTNYLSETDSIMKKLICLFAVFLMLCGRAFALDANDLLPPEKAFVPELAVADDGVNVRFRIADGYYMYQAKIVGKTDPADLLGQPSFSKGEEKEDEFFGRQTVYHHEAQVAFPYAKAVGEPYKLVLTYQGCAEAGVCYPPVDTEFDISGNGTYHPQTDEPASAKDRFLQPSSQNGSGALPPPKGDEGGDSRFKLSWDTLNANLLAFFLAGLGLSFTACMYPLLPIVSSIVVGDKKAGKARAFVLSVVYVQGLSLTYTLVGIVAGLTGALLTVWLQQAWVVLAASALMVVLALSMFGLFNIQLPNAVQSYFQNQSSRLSGGKIVSVFIMGILSALIVGPCVAPPLAFALGYIGQTGDAVLGGLALYTLALGTGVPLIAIGTFGGHILPRAGDWMNAVKYAFGFILLAVAVYLATPHLPYYLVVALYTLLMLVPACMLLVNGRRQKRRPKAVAFALGGILLIGGAWFGWQGANGKTTALHHFLTLNPPAEAGKSSEHGKMFADTAALKAAMDTALKEHPDKPVVLDFYADWCISCKEMAAYTLNQPEVHQAVDMERFFQIDVTANTPEHQALLKEYGLFGPPGVFVVRSDGSRSEPLLGFVKADKFIEWYEQNR; this comes from the coding sequence ATGCAGACAAATTATTTGTCTGAAACGGATTCGATTATGAAAAAACTGATTTGCCTGTTCGCCGTATTTTTGATGTTGTGCGGACGAGCTTTCGCGCTGGATGCGAACGATCTGCTGCCGCCGGAAAAGGCATTCGTGCCGGAGCTTGCCGTTGCCGACGACGGTGTGAACGTCCGTTTCAGGATTGCCGACGGATACTATATGTATCAGGCGAAAATCGTCGGCAAGACCGATCCGGCGGATTTGTTGGGACAGCCTTCTTTCAGCAAGGGCGAAGAGAAGGAAGACGAGTTTTTCGGCAGGCAGACGGTTTACCATCACGAAGCGCAGGTTGCCTTTCCTTATGCAAAGGCTGTCGGCGAACCGTATAAATTGGTTTTGACCTATCAGGGCTGTGCCGAAGCCGGCGTGTGCTATCCGCCCGTGGATACCGAGTTTGATATTTCCGGCAACGGCACTTACCATCCGCAAACCGACGAACCGGCATCCGCCAAAGACCGCTTTTTGCAGCCTTCCTCTCAAAACGGCAGCGGGGCGCTGCCGCCCCCGAAGGGGGATGAGGGCGGCGACAGCCGTTTCAAGCTGTCTTGGGATACGCTCAACGCCAATCTTTTGGCGTTTTTTCTCGCCGGTTTGGGTCTGAGTTTTACCGCCTGTATGTATCCCCTGTTGCCGATTGTTTCCAGTATTGTGGTCGGTGACAAAAAGGCGGGCAAGGCGCGGGCGTTTGTGCTGTCCGTCGTTTATGTTCAGGGTTTGTCTCTGACTTATACGCTGGTCGGCATTGTTGCCGGACTGACGGGCGCGCTGCTGACCGTATGGTTGCAGCAGGCTTGGGTGGTGTTGGCGGCATCGGCTTTAATGGTCGTCTTGGCACTGTCTATGTTCGGGCTGTTCAACATCCAGCTTCCCAACGCCGTGCAGTCGTATTTTCAGAATCAAAGCAGCAGGCTTTCAGGCGGTAAAATCGTTTCCGTCTTTATTATGGGCATATTGTCCGCGCTGATTGTCGGGCCGTGTGTCGCCCCGCCGCTGGCATTTGCTTTGGGCTACATCGGTCAGACGGGCGATGCGGTTTTAGGCGGTTTGGCACTTTACACTTTGGCGTTGGGCACTGGCGTTCCGCTGATTGCCATCGGCACGTTCGGCGGGCATATCCTGCCTAGGGCAGGCGATTGGATGAATGCCGTCAAATACGCTTTCGGCTTTATCCTGCTTGCCGTCGCCGTTTACCTCGCCACGCCGCACTTGCCCTATTATCTCGTCGTCGCGCTGTACACGCTGCTGATGCTGGTTCCTGCCTGTATGCTGCTGGTCAACGGACGCAGGCAGAAACGCCGTCCGAAAGCTGTGGCATTCGCATTGGGCGGCATATTGCTGATAGGCGGCGCGTGGTTCGGCTGGCAGGGCGCAAACGGCAAAACGACCGCGCTGCACCATTTCCTGACCCTCAATCCGCCGGCCGAAGCAGGCAAATCTTCGGAACACGGAAAAATGTTTGCCGATACTGCCGCGCTGAAGGCAGCGATGGATACGGCGTTGAAAGAACATCCCGACAAACCCGTCGTTTTGGATTTTTATGCCGACTGGTGCATTTCCTGCAAAGAAATGGCGGCTTACACGCTCAATCAGCCGGAAGTGCATCAGGCAGTCGATATGGAACGCTTTTTCCAAATCGACGTAACCGCCAACACGCCCGAACATCAGGCGTTGTTGAAAGAATACGGTCTGTTCGGGCCGCCGGGCGTGTTTGTCGTCCGCTCCGACGGCAGCCGCAGCGAGCCGCTGCTGGGTTTTGTCAAAGCAGACAAGTTTATCGAGTGGTATGAACAAAACCGCTGA
- a CDS encoding autotransporter outer membrane beta-barrel domain-containing protein: MISLFFSILYTSPLLAVDYVYDKTKLTDDEITRLKKLRDRNSEYWKEETYHIKSNNRVYPNIPALFPKHPFDPFENINNSKRISFYDKEYTEDYLVGFAQGLGVAKRNGETEKPIRQYFKECLNTGKYSDDTCKSQQSIPTVRSDIFALNTKIKNSHINSEILSVGNYIEWLRPTLNQLSSSQEHLYSDVDPFHYIEVTDNSHVIGQTISLDEFRLENSLWEPRWDSDVGELKTTNADIRFNTKSESLLVKEDYAGGARFRFAYGLKDKVPETPVLTFEKNITGTSDIIFENPIDDLKSLDGHQIIKVNGTADKHAFRLSGKHQKGIYTLSLQQRPEGFFTKVQERDDISIYAQQAQAANTLFALRLNDKNSDIFDRTLPRKGLWLRVIDGHSNQWVQGKTAPVESNRKGVQLGGEVFTWQNESNQLSVGLMSGQAEQRSTFRNPDTDNLTTGNVKGFGAGIYATWHQLQDKQTGAYADSWVQYQRFRHRINTEDATERFTSKGITASIEAGYNALLAEHFTKKGNRVRFYLQPQAQLTYLGVNGKFSDSENAHVNLLGSRQLQSRVGVQAKAQFSLYKNIAIEPFAAVNALYHNKPFGVEMDGERRMINNKTAIESQLGVAVKIKSHLTLQATFNRQTGKHHQAKQGALNLQWTF; encoded by the coding sequence ATTATAAGTCTATTTTTTTCTATTCTTTATACCTCTCCTCTTTTGGCTGTTGATTATGTTTACGACAAAACCAAGCTCACTGATGATGAAATTACCCGCTTAAAAAAACTCCGCGATAGAAATAGTGAATATTGGAAAGAAGAAACTTATCACATAAAAAGTAACAACCGAGTTTATCCAAACATTCCCGCATTATTCCCTAAACATCCTTTCGATCCATTCGAAAACATCAATAATTCAAAAAGGATTTCTTTTTATGACAAAGAATACACTGAAGATTACCTTGTTGGTTTTGCTCAAGGTTTAGGCGTTGCAAAAAGAAATGGGGAAACAGAAAAACCAATACGGCAATATTTTAAGGAATGTTTAAACACTGGGAAATATAGTGATGATACTTGCAAATCTCAACAATCTATTCCTACAGTAAGAAGTGATATTTTCGCCCTAAATACGAAAATAAAAAATAGCCATATCAACAGCGAAATTTTATCTGTAGGTAATTATATCGAATGGCTTCGCCCAACACTTAATCAGCTTTCTAGTTCGCAAGAGCATCTCTATTCTGATGTAGATCCATTCCACTATATTGAGGTTACAGACAACTCGCACGTTATCGGGCAAACGATTAGTTTGGATGAATTCCGCTTAGAAAATTCTCTCTGGGAGCCCCGTTGGGATTCTGATGTTGGGGAATTAAAAACAACGAATGCAGACATCCGTTTTAATACTAAAAGTGAAAGTTTACTCGTAAAAGAAGATTATGCTGGCGGAGCTCGTTTTCGTTTTGCTTACGGTCTAAAAGATAAAGTCCCTGAAACACCAGTTTTAACTTTTGAAAAAAATATAACTGGCACTTCCGACATCATCTTCGAAAATCCAATAGACGATTTAAAAAGTCTCGACGGGCATCAAATTATCAAAGTAAATGGCACAGCAGATAAACACGCATTCCGTCTTTCTGGCAAACACCAAAAGGGAATTTATACGCTTTCTTTACAACAACGCCCAGAAGGCTTTTTTACCAAAGTGCAAGAACGCGATGATATTTCGATTTATGCACAACAGGCTCAAGCTGCCAATACCTTATTCGCCTTGCGTTTGAACGACAAAAACAGCGATATTTTCGACCGCACTTTACCACGCAAAGGCTTGTGGTTGCGTGTGATTGACGGACATTCCAACCAATGGGTGCAAGGCAAAACAGCACCTGTAGAAAGCAATCGTAAAGGTGTGCAACTCGGCGGCGAAGTATTCACATGGCAAAACGAAAGTAATCAACTTTCCGTTGGCTTAATGAGCGGACAAGCAGAACAACGCAGCACTTTCCGCAATCCAGATACAGACAATCTTACAACGGGAAATGTGAAAGGCTTTGGGGCGGGCATTTATGCCACTTGGCATCAGCTTCAGGACAAACAGACAGGTGCGTATGCGGATAGCTGGGTACAATATCAACGCTTCCGCCACCGCATTAACACTGAAGATGCTACAGAACGTTTTACTTCAAAAGGTATTACCGCCTCAATTGAAGCGGGTTACAATGCTTTATTGGCGGAACACTTCACTAAAAAGGGCAACCGTGTTCGTTTTTACCTGCAACCACAGGCGCAATTGACTTATTTGGGGGTAAACGGAAAATTCAGCGATAGCGAAAATGCCCACGTGAATTTACTTGGCTCCCGCCAATTACAAAGCCGAGTGGGCGTTCAAGCTAAAGCGCAATTTTCACTCTATAAAAATATCGCTATTGAACCTTTCGCCGCTGTGAACGCGCTTTACCACAACAAACCTTTCGGTGTGGAAATGGACGGAGAGCGTCGAATGATAAACAATAAGACGGCAATTGAAAGCCAATTAGGTGTAGCAGTGAAAATCAAATCTCACTTAACCTTACAAGCCACATTCAACCGCCAAACAGGCAAACATCATCAAGCTAAACAAGGTGCGTTGAATTTGCAGTGGACGTTTTAA
- a CDS encoding methylated-DNA--[protein]-cysteine S-methyltransferase, whose product MITLPSLNNLPSKWDEIRYWLETRVCECGVMSHPNLTECEAGQFDRDFWDNIGCAPEEYVRIRRAIRLLEARYPDSLNELVCAAIATPLGEMLAVFGNKGLCLLEFVGQKHLEQEIAAVQKALRGRFVFREDERTQLLRQELDLYFKGRLKTFATPLEQIGTEFQKQAWDALLAIPYGETRSYKEQAQRLGNPNAVRAVAAANGQNKVSILIPCHRVIGSDGKLTGYAGGLNRKQFLLALERGEVQTALF is encoded by the coding sequence ATGATTACCCTGCCTTCCTTAAACAATCTGCCGTCAAAATGGGATGAAATCCGCTATTGGCTCGAAACCCGGGTTTGTGAGTGCGGCGTTATGTCGCATCCCAATTTGACGGAATGCGAAGCCGGGCAGTTCGATCGGGATTTTTGGGACAATATCGGCTGCGCGCCTGAAGAATATGTCCGTATCCGCCGAGCCATCCGTCTGTTGGAAGCGCGTTATCCCGACAGTTTGAATGAGCTGGTGTGTGCCGCCATTGCCACGCCTTTGGGCGAGATGCTGGCGGTGTTCGGAAATAAGGGATTGTGTCTGCTGGAGTTTGTCGGACAGAAGCATTTGGAACAGGAAATTGCCGCCGTCCAAAAAGCCTTGCGCGGACGGTTTGTGTTTCGGGAGGATGAGCGGACGCAACTTTTGCGGCAGGAATTGGACTTATACTTCAAGGGTCGTCTGAAAACCTTTGCCACGCCTTTGGAGCAGATTGGCACCGAGTTTCAAAAGCAGGCATGGGACGCGCTCTTGGCGATTCCTTACGGCGAAACGCGCAGCTACAAAGAGCAGGCGCAGCGTTTGGGCAACCCCAACGCCGTCCGCGCCGTTGCCGCCGCCAACGGGCAGAACAAGGTGTCTATCTTGATTCCCTGCCACCGCGTCATCGGCAGCGACGGCAAACTGACCGGCTACGCGGGCGGGTTGAACCGCAAACAGTTTTTACTGGCTTTGGAACGCGGCGAAGTTCAGACGGCATTGTTTTAA
- the waaF gene encoding lipopolysaccharide heptosyltransferase II → MSIKILIISPSWIGDCVMTQPLFRRLKELHPGCTIDVFAPKWSMAVFERMPEVNEILENPFGHGALELKRRWRIGRDLGRRGYDQVIVLPGSLKSAIIALATGIGKRTGYVGESRYFLLNDIRRLDKERLPLMVDRYTALAHPSQEDFDGHSGFPEFSIDERRREISVETFGLDIGKPVLAFCPGAEFGPAKRWPTRYFAELGKHYSAAGWQVWLFGSQKDDEIAEEINCLSDGMCVNLCGKTDLSQAMDLLSLADTVVCNDSGLMHLAAALGRKVVAVYGSSSPTHTPPLSDRAKIVSLHLECSPCFKRECPLGHTDCLNRLYPEKIVQAVEEAV, encoded by the coding sequence ATGTCCATCAAAATCCTGATTATTTCCCCCAGTTGGATAGGCGACTGCGTGATGACCCAGCCCTTGTTCCGCCGTTTGAAGGAACTTCACCCCGGTTGCACGATTGATGTGTTCGCACCGAAGTGGTCGATGGCGGTGTTTGAGCGTATGCCGGAAGTGAATGAGATTCTTGAAAATCCGTTCGGACACGGTGCGTTGGAGTTGAAACGCCGTTGGCGGATCGGTAGGGATTTGGGGCGGCGCGGATACGATCAGGTTATCGTGTTGCCCGGTTCTTTGAAATCGGCAATCATCGCGCTGGCGACAGGTATCGGTAAAAGGACGGGTTATGTCGGTGAAAGCCGTTATTTTCTGTTGAACGATATACGCAGGCTGGATAAGGAACGTCTGCCTTTGATGGTGGACAGATATACGGCTCTCGCGCATCCGAGCCAGGAGGATTTTGACGGGCATTCGGGATTCCCCGAGTTTTCCATTGATGAACGGCGGCGGGAAATTTCTGTCGAAACCTTTGGCTTGGATATTGGAAAGCCTGTTCTGGCTTTTTGTCCGGGTGCGGAATTCGGGCCGGCAAAGCGTTGGCCGACAAGGTATTTTGCCGAGTTGGGCAAACATTATTCGGCGGCGGGTTGGCAGGTTTGGCTGTTCGGTTCGCAAAAAGATGATGAAATTGCCGAGGAAATCAACTGCCTTTCAGACGGTATGTGTGTCAATTTGTGCGGCAAAACCGATTTGTCGCAGGCAATGGATTTGCTGTCGTTGGCGGACACGGTCGTGTGCAACGACAGCGGGCTGATGCACTTGGCGGCGGCATTGGGCAGGAAGGTGGTGGCGGTTTACGGTTCTTCCAGCCCGACGCATACGCCGCCTTTGAGCGACAGGGCGAAAATCGTCAGCCTGCACTTGGAATGTTCGCCCTGTTTTAAGCGGGAATGTCCGCTGGGGCATACCGACTGCCTCAACAGGCTGTATCCCGAGAAGATTGTGCAGGCGGTTGAAGAGGCGGTATGA
- a CDS encoding FKBP-type peptidyl-prolyl cis-trans isomerase produces MAIVKNSVVSLHYEMYDANNQLLDKTEEPIAYLHGGYDGIFPLVEEALHGKDAGDTVDVALSPDDAFGEQDPELVRIEDAGVFPVEVEVGMMFEADDPETGDVVVYRVTDVADGKAVVDGNHPLAGMKIRFKATVESVRDASDEEIAHGHVHGPHGHHHH; encoded by the coding sequence ATGGCTATCGTGAAGAATTCCGTGGTTTCGCTGCATTATGAGATGTATGATGCCAACAATCAGCTTTTGGACAAAACCGAAGAACCGATTGCGTATCTGCACGGCGGTTACGACGGCATTTTCCCTTTGGTGGAAGAGGCGTTGCACGGTAAGGATGCCGGCGATACGGTCGATGTGGCGCTTTCGCCCGACGATGCGTTCGGCGAGCAGGATCCGGAGTTGGTCCGTATTGAAGATGCGGGCGTGTTCCCTGTTGAAGTCGAAGTCGGCATGATGTTTGAAGCCGACGATCCTGAAACCGGCGATGTTGTCGTCTATCGTGTAACCGATGTTGCCGACGGTAAGGCGGTGGTGGACGGCAACCATCCTTTGGCAGGCATGAAAATCCGCTTTAAGGCTACGGTTGAAAGTGTGCGCGATGCATCCGATGAGGAAATCGCACACGGTCATGTCCACGGTCCGCACGGTCATCACCACCACTGA
- a CDS encoding DUF1841 family protein encodes MYDVNTHDVRRFFARVWQQRLNPLQLSALEQKALRIIEAHPEYHRYLERIEDHLDTDWLPENGESNPFLHMSLHLSVQEQAGIDQPHGIRAIHDTLCAKRGWLEAEHEMMEALAETLWTAQRYGTGLDVNFYMTRLRKLIGLGAEDQARLNPHEIA; translated from the coding sequence ATGTACGATGTCAATACCCACGATGTCCGCCGCTTTTTCGCCCGCGTGTGGCAGCAGCGGCTCAATCCGCTGCAACTGAGCGCACTGGAACAGAAAGCCCTCCGCATTATCGAAGCCCATCCCGAATACCACCGTTATCTCGAACGCATCGAAGACCATCTGGACACCGACTGGCTACCCGAAAACGGCGAAAGCAACCCCTTCCTGCATATGTCGCTGCATTTGTCCGTCCAAGAACAGGCGGGCATAGACCAGCCGCACGGCATACGCGCAATCCACGACACCCTGTGCGCCAAACGCGGCTGGCTGGAAGCCGAACACGAAATGATGGAGGCACTGGCGGAAACACTGTGGACGGCGCAACGCTACGGCACCGGTTTGGATGTCAATTTCTACATGACCCGACTGCGCAAACTCATCGGCTTGGGTGCAGAAGATCAAGCCAGATTGAACCCGCATGAAATCGCCTGA
- a CDS encoding HLGFF motif protein yields MHYFSIHDQSGRHIGFFILLADDESEARPQSGRFAVKLEGGMENHVLSPFGQTEIPQYWRVVKDRIELFFDEAPVGTLRNEYLTVSGQTFVLNDLTGNM; encoded by the coding sequence ATGCATTATTTCAGTATTCATGACCAATCGGGACGGCATATAGGCTTTTTCATCCTGCTTGCCGACGACGAATCGGAAGCACGGCCGCAAAGCGGGCGTTTTGCCGTCAAACTTGAAGGCGGAATGGAAAATCATGTCCTGTCGCCGTTCGGTCAGACGGAAATCCCCCAATATTGGCGCGTGGTCAAAGACCGTATCGAGCTGTTTTTTGACGAAGCTCCCGTCGGAACTTTGCGTAACGAATATCTGACCGTGTCGGGGCAGACTTTTGTTTTGAACGATTTGACAGGGAATATGTGA
- the smpB gene encoding SsrA-binding protein SmpB, giving the protein MAIANNKKAFHDFFIEDRIEAGLVLEGWEVKAIRAARVQLKESYIYWKKDAFYLVGCHITALPTASTHIKPDAVRPRKLLLNQSEINKLIGKTERAGYTIVPLDLHFSRGKIKMEIGLAKGKKQHDKRQSMKEADWKREKQRLIKHTR; this is encoded by the coding sequence ATGGCTATTGCGAACAATAAAAAAGCATTTCACGATTTTTTCATTGAAGACCGGATTGAAGCCGGTTTGGTCTTGGAAGGCTGGGAAGTCAAAGCAATCCGCGCCGCGCGCGTACAGCTTAAAGAGAGTTATATCTATTGGAAAAAAGACGCGTTTTATCTGGTCGGCTGCCATATTACGGCTTTGCCCACAGCCTCGACACACATTAAACCAGATGCCGTACGTCCGCGCAAGCTCTTGTTGAACCAGTCGGAAATCAACAAATTAATCGGCAAAACCGAACGTGCCGGCTACACCATCGTGCCGCTGGATTTGCATTTTTCGCGCGGAAAAATCAAGATGGAAATCGGTTTGGCAAAAGGTAAGAAACAGCACGACAAACGTCAGAGTATGAAAGAGGCGGATTGGAAACGCGAGAAACAGCGGTTGATTAAGCATACGCGCTGA
- the hpnC gene encoding squalene synthase HpnC, with translation MSVGHYENFPVGSLILPRRLRKPVHAVYAFARTADDMADEGSMPSEARLAGLDALRRELDVLASGGRSAHPLIARLDAEAVVPFGLDLQPFYDLLSAFSQDVVKTRYAHFGELADYCRRSANPVGRIMLALYGKTDAVCVAQSDGICTALQLVNFWQDVAVDWQKGRVYIPQDDLLKFGVSEGQIAEGRADAAFQRLMAYECRRAFRMLKAGSPLARELKGRIGLELRMIVLGAQLILQKLDACRYDVFAQRPVLDKKDWLIMLKRALWK, from the coding sequence ATGTCGGTTGGGCATTATGAAAATTTTCCCGTCGGTTCGCTGATTTTGCCGCGCAGGTTGAGGAAGCCGGTTCATGCGGTGTATGCGTTTGCACGGACGGCGGACGATATGGCGGACGAGGGCAGTATGCCGTCTGAAGCCAGGTTGGCGGGGTTGGATGCTTTGCGGCGCGAGTTGGACGTGTTGGCATCGGGCGGCCGGTCGGCGCATCCTTTGATTGCACGATTGGATGCCGAGGCGGTTGTGCCGTTCGGTTTGGATTTGCAGCCGTTTTATGATTTGCTTTCGGCGTTTTCGCAGGACGTGGTTAAAACGCGGTACGCGCATTTCGGCGAACTGGCCGATTACTGCCGGCGTTCCGCCAACCCTGTCGGACGCATTATGCTGGCTTTGTACGGGAAAACGGATGCGGTGTGCGTGGCGCAAAGCGACGGCATCTGTACGGCTTTGCAACTGGTGAATTTTTGGCAGGATGTGGCTGTGGATTGGCAAAAGGGCAGGGTTTATATTCCGCAGGACGATTTGTTGAAATTCGGTGTTTCCGAAGGACAGATTGCGGAGGGTAGGGCGGATGCGGCGTTTCAGCGGCTGATGGCGTATGAGTGCCGGCGCGCATTTCGTATGCTGAAGGCGGGTTCGCCTTTGGCGCGCGAATTGAAAGGGCGTATCGGTTTGGAACTCCGTATGATTGTGTTGGGGGCGCAGTTGATTTTGCAGAAACTGGACGCGTGCCGATACGATGTGTTTGCACAACGCCCCGTTTTGGATAAGAAGGATTGGTTGATTATGCTGAAACGCGCGTTGTGGAAATGA